In the genome of Acidovorax sp. 69, the window CCAAATGTCTCTTCGACTGCGATGGTCATATCGGGGGTCACGTCGACAATCACGGTGGGTTGGAAGAAACATCCACCCATTGAGTGATGCTGTCCCCCGGTCAAGACACGCGCGCCGGCATTGACAGCGCTGCTCACATGTTCTGCGACCTTGCCCACAGCGGCGGAGTCGATCAAGGGTCCTATCTGCACACCATCGTCCAGACCGTTGCCGACCAAGAGTTTCGATACGCGGTTGGCCAGCCGTTCTGCAAGCGCGTCATAGATGCCATCCTGAACCATCACCCGGTTAGCCGCGATGCATGACTGTCCTGTGTTGCGAAACTTCGCCACAAGAATGCCCTCTACCGCCAGATCAATCGAAGCATCGTCGAACACGATACACGGCGCATTGCCACCAAGCTCCATCGAGCATTTCTTGATAGTGGATGCAGACTGCTGGAGAAGTAGTCGCCCTACCTCTGTAGACCCGGTGAATGTGATCTTGCGCACCAAGGGGTGAGAGGTCAGCACGCCGCCGATCGCGCGGGTGTCGTTGCCTGTGACAACATTGAACACTCCTGCCGGTATTCCAGCGCGTAGAGCGAGTTCCCCCAAGGCAAGCGCTGTCAGCGGGGTTTGACTTGCTGGCTTCACTACCATGGTGCATCCCGCGGCCAACGCTGGACCCGCTTTGCGGGCGATCATCGCTGCGGGAAAATTCCAGGGCGTGATGGCTGCGCAAACGCCTATTGCCTGCTTGAGGGTAACGATTCTCTGCGTGTCTTTGGACGAGGGAATGACATCTCCGCGAATGCGCTTGGCCTCCTCGGCGAACCACTGGATGAAGCCGGCTGCATAGTCAATCTCACCCCTGGCTTCGGCAATCGGTTTGCCTTCTTCCAGCGTTATCAAGGTGGCCAGATCGTTTTTGTTCTCAACGATCAGTTGCCACCAGCGGTACAACACCTGGGAGCGGTGCTTCGCAGTAGTTGTTCTCCATTTGCGAAAGGCCCTGTCAGCGGCCAGAACGGCGTTGGTGGTTTCCTCTTCCTTGCACCGGGGTAGGGTGGCCAGCAAGTCTCCGTTGGCAGGGTTGCGCAATTCCGTCGTGCCGTGTGGAGTGGCTGCAATCCACTCGCCGTCAATCAACGCTGCCTCGCGCCAGAGCGATGGATCTTTGAGAATGGAGTTCATGGCGGTCTTCAGCATGGGAATCGACCTACCATGAACTCGTTGTCAGGATCGTCGGTCACGGGCAGCTTTGATGCCAGAAGGCCCTGACGCATCTGTTTCATGAACCTGTCTGGAATTCGCATGGCAGGTGCTCGCAAAGGGCCCCCATTGAATCCAGCCAACCAGTCTTGGTATTTCCACATCGTTCTGTTGAGCACGCCGGTCCCGCCCGCGTAGGACTGTGCGCCTGCGCCGTTGGCGTTGCGTGCTGGATTGACTTGCCAGAATAGTTTCATCGCCTCTTCCCATTGACCAGTCCTGGCAAGCTCGAACGCGCGGGGATAGTAGTCGCTCATCCAAGCGGTATTGCTCGTGCCAGAAAACTGCAGGTCCATCAGGCTCATAAGGGGGATTGCATCGCTTTCGATCGGGACGCTGATGACCACTTCGCTTCGGAAATGGCGATACATCTCGGTGGCACCCGCGATCAGCGGAAAACCTTGCTCAGACTTGATCGCCACGATGTTGGGGCAGTCATCAAGTACGCGGCGCACGAACTCCACCGACATGCCAGCGGGGTGAACTCGCTCGAAGCCCCACAACGGGATGGGGAAAAGCATTACAGCGAGATTTGTCGAGTCGCAGAATTTCTTGGTGTAGTCATAGATTTCCTGCTCGCTCGTGGGCCAAAATTGCGAGGGATAGGACAGCAGAACGATGTCCGCGCCAGCTGCTTCGGCCAACTGCGCGGCGAAGATGTTCTCCTCCAAAGTTCCAAATGAGGCGTGGAAGAACAAGCCGAAATCGCTTCCTGCTGTGTCCCGCGCCCAGGCCGTGAATTGGGCGTTTTCTTCTGGCGTGATCGCCACCTCAGAACACAGCAGCGTGTACGTGTAACCCAGCTTTTGAACCGATGCGATATCGTGGCGAATCCCGCGTTCATTGAGATTTTTGAGATCGGACGAGTAACTTGGGATAGTTACTGCTGAGCATCCGACGAGGCGTTCTCGTGCCCAAGCGCGCGCGTCTTTTTTCTTGTAGGAAGCCATAAAGTCTTTCTTTGAATCGTTACTTGGAAACTGGAACAATGCTGCTCAGCAATTCAGTGCCGACGCCTTTTGCGCGGGCCCTTGCCAACAGCATCTCTGCGGTAACTACGTCTTGGAGCGCTGAGCCCACCGATTTGTAGAGAACGATGTCACCAGGCTGTCGGCCTGGCGTGCGACCTCCTACAAAGTCCGAAAGCGCAAACAGCTTGTCGTCGAAGTTCACCCCGGCCTTCTTTGCCGCGATCATGTCGCCGGTGTCGTGCGCTACCTCCTCCACCATGTCGGCTACGATGAGGGCGGCACGAGCGATCACCTGCTCGTCCACTTCGCGCTGCTCTGGCAGCGTGGAGCCTATGGATACGACTGTCATGTCGGGCTCTAGCCATTCGCCGACCAGTACCGGGGATTCATCCCGGCTGCGTGCCGCACACAACACCACGTCAGCCCCGCGGATGGCATCCTGCGCAGAGGTCGATGGATCAATATGGAGCGAGAGATCGTGGCGCATTTCGTCTGCGAAACGTTCGCGGCTTGCAGGCGTTGGGCTGTACACCTTCACATGCGCGACTTCTCGTATTGAGGCCAATGCCAGCAGAAGGCCACGTGCCTCGAATCCGGAGCCGATAACGCCAACCCGAAGTGCCCGGTGGGGTGCCGCGCAGTCGACGGCAACCGCCGCAGTGGCTGCCGTGCGGATTCCTGTCACGCGGTTACCGTCGATCAGCGCAGCCAGTCCCATTGTGGTCTGGTCAAACAAGGAAATGAGGTAGCTCGCCCGACGCATCTTCATTGAGGCGGAGATCAGTTTGCTACCCATGTGTCCGCCGGTTGGGGACACGGCAGACAACCCTCGGAGCCACATGCCGTCACCGCGTGCCATGGAGCGGGGCGGCACCATGCTTGGTGCAATCTCACTTTCGTAAGCTGCTCGCAGAGCCTGAATAGCCGACGGCCAGTCGGCCAAACTGGCAACCTCAGCGTCGGAAAGAAATAGAGTTGGCGGAACGGCGATGGCCGCTTCCGACGAGTGGTTTCCCAAAGCATGTCTCCTGTTGATAGGAGCTCATCCTAGGGAAGAACCTCTCCCTGAGCGACGCTACTGCAGCGAAAGCAGCTATCCGAAATTCGGTTGGCTTCTCATATTGGATCCTGTGATTTCAGCAAGTCCGGAACCCACTCAAGGACAAGGCGAGCAATCTCCCGCGAAGCGTGCGTGGAAGGGCGATGCAAAGTGGTGCCCAGCACAATCGACCGGGAGAAAACAGGTTGCACGATCTTCACAGTTGCCAATCGCTTGCGCTCTAGGGGAGTGAGCTGGCCCGCTGTAATGGCGAACCCGCCACCGTGGGCAGCGATCTCATGCTGAAGGTGGATGGAGTCCGCTTCGGCACCGATTCTCAGCACGGCGCCGTGCTGGCGCGCGAGTGCCGCGATCCGAGCGCGAAACGGATGCGGATCAGAAGGCAGCACCAGTGGCATCTTCAAAACGTCTTCGAATGGGATGGAACGACGTCCTGCCAGTTCGTGAGTGAGTGGGACAATCAAAACCAGGCGGAGCCTTGTCAATACCGGCTCGTCTTTCCGAGCACTATCTTCCTCGCGCAATAGGAACGCCAGGTCCAATCGCCCCTCTTTCAGCCACTCTTCAAGCTGGGCGCTGGACCCTTCCGTGATGTGCAGCTGCACTTCTGGGAACTGCTCTAGCGCCTTCGCATAAAGTCGACCGGCCAGCAAGCCGACCGTCGAGGGGAGCAAACCCAAACGCACTTCGCCCATTGGGATGCCGCGACTCGACCGGATGTCATCGGCCAATTGCTCGGCTTGGCGGATCATGGCTTTGATTCTTGGATACACCCTCTCTCCAAGTTCCGTCAACACGACACCTCGACCCGTGCGGCGAAAAAGGCGGCTGCCCGATTCCGTTTCAAGTTGGGCTATGTGCCGACTGACTACGGACTGCGGCATGTCGAGCGCGGCAGACGCGCGTGAAAGACTGCCAAGCTCGGCGACTTTCGCAAACAGGTGCCACTTGGCGTCAAGGATGGTTTGCACTGTGCCGTTGTCCGTTGTTCAGCGCGTCTGCTGGGCGCATCAAATAGGGGCCGAATATCGCCGATCGGTGTGCCCTCTGGCACGTGAGGCCGTGGTCGCGAGCTACCTGCGGCATTGACAAACGGCGAGATACGCAGGCCCAAGCTTGCGCGCACGCATAGTATTCGGTTCTGCCAACCTCACCTCGGCGATGTCGGCCCTTGCCGGCGAGCGAGTCCGCGACCGGCTTCCAGGTGTGCCCGCTTACAGGGAGGCTATTTGCTTCATTGGGGGAGTCTAGATCGTCTTACCCACCCGCAGTGCCAGCTCTCGCATCCAGGTCAGCGCGGGATCGGCATCTCGATGGCGATGCCATTGAAGTTTCTGTTCGAGGGTGGGGACCTCAAGCGGTGGCTCCCATAGGCGGATGGGCAGAATTGCTTCGGCTTGAATCGCCAATCGCTTGTGCACGGTTGCGATTCGATCCGTGCCAACAACCATGCGGGGAAGTGCGGCCATCGTCGGGGCGGACACTTCGACATGGCGCTTGATCCCAAATCGGTCCAGAAACCAACTGTCGAATGCCGCCCGTTGCTGTCCGGTCGCGTAGTTCGCAACAACATGGCCGCATTCCAGGTAGTCGTTGAAAGTCAACTCCTCCTTGATACGGCTGTTTC includes:
- a CDS encoding NAD-dependent succinate-semialdehyde dehydrogenase gives rise to the protein MNSILKDPSLWREAALIDGEWIAATPHGTTELRNPANGDLLATLPRCKEEETTNAVLAADRAFRKWRTTTAKHRSQVLYRWWQLIVENKNDLATLITLEEGKPIAEARGEIDYAAGFIQWFAEEAKRIRGDVIPSSKDTQRIVTLKQAIGVCAAITPWNFPAAMIARKAGPALAAGCTMVVKPASQTPLTALALGELALRAGIPAGVFNVVTGNDTRAIGGVLTSHPLVRKITFTGSTEVGRLLLQQSASTIKKCSMELGGNAPCIVFDDASIDLAVEGILVAKFRNTGQSCIAANRVMVQDGIYDALAERLANRVSKLLVGNGLDDGVQIGPLIDSAAVGKVAEHVSSAVNAGARVLTGGQHHSMGGCFFQPTVIVDVTPDMTIAVEETFGPVLPLIRFKTDDEAIAMANDTEFGLAAYLFSKDAVRIWRTSEALETGMVGINTGLISTEVAPFGGVKQSGLGREGSQYGIDEFLEIKYLCWDGLSND
- a CDS encoding dihydrodipicolinate synthase family protein is translated as MASYKKKDARAWARERLVGCSAVTIPSYSSDLKNLNERGIRHDIASVQKLGYTYTLLCSEVAITPEENAQFTAWARDTAGSDFGLFFHASFGTLEENIFAAQLAEAAGADIVLLSYPSQFWPTSEQEIYDYTKKFCDSTNLAVMLFPIPLWGFERVHPAGMSVEFVRRVLDDCPNIVAIKSEQGFPLIAGATEMYRHFRSEVVISVPIESDAIPLMSLMDLQFSGTSNTAWMSDYYPRAFELARTGQWEEAMKLFWQVNPARNANGAGAQSYAGGTGVLNRTMWKYQDWLAGFNGGPLRAPAMRIPDRFMKQMRQGLLASKLPVTDDPDNEFMVGRFPC
- a CDS encoding ornithine cyclodeaminase family protein, whose amino-acid sequence is MGSKLISASMKMRRASYLISLFDQTTMGLAALIDGNRVTGIRTAATAAVAVDCAAPHRALRVGVIGSGFEARGLLLALASIREVAHVKVYSPTPASRERFADEMRHDLSLHIDPSTSAQDAIRGADVVLCAARSRDESPVLVGEWLEPDMTVVSIGSTLPEQREVDEQVIARAALIVADMVEEVAHDTGDMIAAKKAGVNFDDKLFALSDFVGGRTPGRQPGDIVLYKSVGSALQDVVTAEMLLARARAKGVGTELLSSIVPVSK
- a CDS encoding LysR family transcriptional regulator; translated protein: MQTILDAKWHLFAKVAELGSLSRASAALDMPQSVVSRHIAQLETESGSRLFRRTGRGVVLTELGERVYPRIKAMIRQAEQLADDIRSSRGIPMGEVRLGLLPSTVGLLAGRLYAKALEQFPEVQLHITEGSSAQLEEWLKEGRLDLAFLLREEDSARKDEPVLTRLRLVLIVPLTHELAGRRSIPFEDVLKMPLVLPSDPHPFRARIAALARQHGAVLRIGAEADSIHLQHEIAAHGGGFAITAGQLTPLERKRLATVKIVQPVFSRSIVLGTTLHRPSTHASREIARLVLEWVPDLLKSQDPI